Proteins encoded within one genomic window of Anopheles gambiae chromosome 3, idAnoGambNW_F1_1, whole genome shotgun sequence:
- the LOC3291709 gene encoding bridge-like lipid transfer protein family member 3B isoform X3 translates to MVSIIKNQLLKHLSRYTKNLSPDKVNLSAFRGEGELSNLQLDENVLTELLELPAWLRLTSAWCNHVSFRISWTKLKSTPIVLTLDEVNITIETCEIARSGTPTAGLSSMTVPQGKYSFIHKIIDGITIAVNTVNVNLKSPAFTASVQMSRIRVESRTPKWLLGDLRVTRLKDPARGMILIFKELSWQTVRIEASSTQDLSLTPLRLLTNQARCRITIKKRLSDCSIVASRLVLILDDLLWVLTDSQLKAALHFVDSLTGLIKASTNVVQRVKAQRKLETLPEYQAQLDQSKKAPDAQQLSAAQRYFNLYDVRETSYHFFSQRIDLHLCDDVGVGRSSHPNLQDGGALQISVQGFQIDYYPYHLAKADRSHWAKYREASIPPALWLEQSLNSFREAILNLSQPNRPPQHASLERTTNYGQQQTTPASPALGQQRGGGAAGLNGPNQTAAPSVPGTPSSGVSNHNNAVSPMKKHVLDNLAKLMCACVVMKIEEFTLYRVTTSGNKQMPKEFVSAQNKRKKADRDRVPPDMATLHAEFTYFYYPGDFVFPLPPSKAFVHINPVQVHFHLDSLLWLSSFVLNLHESLLRTNNVTSGLNSPSTPSSGATSDAEQQPNIMYMDVKVECIMPRLIFEASPGAPQQRDRPKAMHVEVSRFALTNIRETGSSRADLAQAISSLQEGSLVFGSGFPSKPGDLCIVTDRILSHIAATDVAGGLNGPPMLNGSGADGLQSAFSNLTRYATWREPRDVWCLKLDPVWVEFYGARSIGPSRAIPFVDAVPVTIWLHGRSDEMPELMIGPADTVAGGVERNSDGSKRIHNSNNTISNKSSESSLILSVSSLKQSLDLESTPLGSGYWSGGVGGGATLEDEKRKRFSSASGQGGEARTPPQLPQAFPSVEADSETDNRTADLHVIAHVSNLVSVQIDHYQYLFLLRLAEELTELATFLSLDSKRILQAANTEKSIIVGCVIPQVEVSLVMPSQTPGKESSGGDGESVLPDSASLGSGWPNSMDQTRNSNIFSSTECPSPIATEPPVEVHHISNPNTHGHNVQIQSIPTTSSTSGVASVETPSSSSVVVTARTVGTTSVTTPIPQQPQHIPVQTQSKVGRNSTTDSSSFSKDLNSGLSSMKKGFSHLMTSIDSALKTNTSDDISDTLSVQSDLSSDSELQRVLEDTEKTTDCMDAMFKLYPFGQESTIKMAPIEVASEVCEDPFLSNMSSPSDPSESISLKRRDIVSMVTFRLTTVEVIRQNVGNGSSLRLQVSAISCDECGAIPWDEFQTKFGTRCRAWNIAPHNPEAPPCVAIRLEEELTLPADSCKITDKKTILSWFKRKLNVEVKDIDLQLAMSTVVGLGDLAEDEVIPTPIPMEVTVENVKINLIEDRPPVNITSPGTLPVNLAIGRVLLTRDEAGVFYVQPTFGSKADDAVDGGGGKRKLNRSDTEVRRERDREVKSLHLVLQQLKLDNDSLKKQLTDNEKTAESNRMKVRQDNEMLKNYLKAAQDDITTLLDEKRTLMATIKSLQDQLTSLSDVQLGQQDGKR, encoded by the exons TTACACGAAGAATTTATCACCCGATAAGGTGAACCTGAGCGCATTCCGGGGCGAAGGTGAGCTCTCCAACCTGCAGTTGGACGAGAACGTGCTGACGGAGCTGCTGGAACTGCCGGCCTGGCTGCGGCTGACGTCCGCCTGGTGCAATCACGTCTCGTTTCGAATATCCTGGACCAAGCTGAAAAGCACACCGATTGTACTG ACACTAGACGAGGTAAACATAACGATAGAAACATGCGAAATCGCGCGCAGCGGCACACCGACGGCCGGTCTCTCGAGCATGACCGTACCTCAGGGGAAATACAGCTTTATACACAAAATCATCGACGGTATCACGATCGCGGTCAACACGGTGAACGTGAACCTCAAGAGCCCCGCATTTACCGCCTCGGTGCAGATGTCCCGCATACGGGTCGAATCCCGCACGCCCAAATGGCTGCTGGGCGATCTGCGCGTTACAAGACTGAAAGATCCGGCCCGCGGCATGATACTGATCTTCAAGGAGCTGTCCTGGCAGACGGTGCGCATCGAGGCGAGCAGCACCCAGGACCTTAGCCTCACGCCACTGCGGCTGCTCACGAACCAGGCCCGCTGCCGGATCACGATCAAAAAGCGCCTATCGGACTGTAGCATCGTTGCCAGCCGGCTCGTGCTCATACTGGACGATCTGCTGTGGGTGCTGACGGATTCGCAGCTAAAGGCGGCCCTCCACTTTGTCGACTCGCTGACCGGGCTGATCAAAGCGTCGACCAACGTGGTGCAGCGGGTAAAGGCCCAGAGAAAGCTGGAAACGCTGCCCGAGTATCAGGCCCAGCTGGACCAATCGAAGAAGGCGCCCGACGCGCAGCAGCTGTCCGCGGCCCAGCGCTACTTTAACCTGTACGACGTGCGGGAAACGTCGTACCACTTCTTCAGCCAGCGCATCGATCTGCACCTGTGCGACGATGTGGGGGTGGGCCGGTCCAGCCACCCGAACCTGCAGGACGGTGGCGCGCTGCAGATATCGGTGCAGGGCTTCCAGATCGATTACTATCCGTACCATTTGGCGAAGGCCGACCGATCCCACTGGGCAAA ATACCGCGAGGCAAGCATACCGCCCGCACTGTGGCTCGAGCAATCACTAAACTCCTTCAGGGAAGCCATTCTAAACCTAAGTCAACCGAATCGACCACCGCAGCATGCATCATTGGAAAG AACAACCAACTACGGCCAGCAGCAAACGACACCCGCATCGCCAGCCCTTGGACAAcagcgtggtggtggtgccgcaGGGCTTAATGGGCCCAATCAAACGGCAGCTCCCTCCGTGCCCGGCACACCGAGCAGCGGTGTCAGCAATCACAACAATGCGGTTTCGCCGATGAAAAAGCATGTCCTGGACAATCTGGCCAAGCtgatgtgtgcctgtgtggtGATGAAAATCGAGGAGTTTACGCTGTACCGCGTGACGACGTCCGGGAACAAGCAGATGCCAAAGGAGTTCGTTTCGG CACAAAACAAGCGGAAGAAAG cCGATCGGGACCGAGTACCACCGGATATGGCCACATTGCATGCGGAATTTACGTACTTCTACTATCCCGGGGACTTTGTATTTCCTT TGCCACCGTCGAAAGCGTTCGTTCACATCAATCCCGTACAAGTGCACTTCCACCTGGACAGTCTGCTCTGGCTCAGCTCGTTCGTGCTGAACCTGCACGAAAGTCTCCTGCGCACGAACAACGTCACGAGCGGCCTCAACTCCCCGTCCACCCCGTCGAGCGGAGCGACGTCAGACGCGGAGCAGCAACCGAACATAATGTACATGGACGTGAAGGTGGAGTGCATTATGCCGCGCCTAATATTCGAAGCGTCGCCCGGCGCACCGCAGCAGCGTGATCGGCCCAAGGCAATGCACGTGGAGGTGTCCCGGTTTGCGCTGACGAACATTCGCGAGACGGGCTCGTCGCGGGCCGACCTAGCGCAGGCGATATCCTCCCTGCAGGAGGGTAGCCTTGTGTTCGGATCGGGCTTTCCCTCAAAACCGGGCGATCTGTGTATCGTGACCGATCGCATACTGTCACACATTGCGGCAACGGACGTGGCCGGCGGGCTGAACGGACCACCGATGCTGAACGGGTCCGGTGCGGACGGGCTGCAGTCCGCGTTTAGCAATCTGACGCGCTACGCAACGTGGCGCGAGCCGCGCGACGTGTGGTGCCTAAAGCTGGACCCGGTGTGGGTCGAGTTTTACGGCGCGCGTTCGATCGGCCCGAGCCGTGCCATTCCGTTCGTCGATGCCGTGCCGGTAACGATCTGGCTGCACGGGCGCTCGGACGAAATGCCCGAGCTGATGATCGGCCCGGCGGATACGGTCGCTGGCGGTGTTGAGCGGAACAGCGACGGCAGCAAGCGCATTCACAATAGCAATAATACCATCTCGAACAAATCGAGCGAAAGCAGTCTGATACTGTCCGTGAGCAGTTTAAAACAATCACTAGATTTAGAGTCCACCCCGCTCGGGAGCGGCTACTggagtggtggtgttggtggtggtgcgacGTTGGAGGATGAGAAGCGGAAACGATTTTCCTCCGCGTCTGGGCAGGGCGGCGAGGCAAGGACGCCGCCGCAGCTACCGCAAGCATTCCCGTCGGTCGAGGCGGACAGTGAGACGGACAATCGGACGGCCGATCTGCACGTGATCGCTCACGTTTCCAATCTAGTTAGTGTTCAAATCGATCATTATCAGTATCTGTTTTTGCTGCGGCTGGCAGAGGAGCTGACCGAGCTGGCCACCTTTCTGTCGCTTGATTCGAAGCGAATACTGCAAGCG GCAAATACGGAAAAATCGATTATCGTTGGCTGTGTGATACCCCAGGTGGAAGTTTCGCTCGTCATGCCTTCACAAACGCCAGGCAAAGAGTCGAGCGGCGGTGATGGTGAGAGCGTATTGCCGGATTCGGCCAGTTTAG GTTCCGGGTGGCCAAATTCGATGGACCAAACAAGAAATTCTAACATTTTTAGCAGTACCGAATGTCCCTCCCCAATCGCAACAGAACCACCGGTGGAAGTACATCACATTTCCAATCCCAACACCCACGG ACACAACGTACAGATACAAAGCATACCGACGACCTCTTCTACGTCGGGCGTAGCCTCGGTCGAGACGCCCTCCTCCTCGTCGGTCGTGGTAACCGCACGGACCGTCGGTACGACGAGCGTCACCACCCCGATCCCCCAGCAGCCACAACACATTCCGGTGCAGACGCAATCGAAGGTGGGGCGCAACTCAACCACCGATTCGTCCTCGTTCTCCAAAGACCTCAACTCGGGGCTAAGCTCCATGAAGAAGGGCTTCTCGCATCTGATGACGTCGATCGATTCGGCGCTGAAAACCAACACGTCCGACGACATCAGCGATACGCTGTCGGTGCAGTCGGATTTGAGCTCTGACTCGGAGCTGCAGCGCGTGCTGGAGGACACGGAGAAGACGACGGACTGCATGGACGCGATGTTTAAGCTGTACCCGTTCGGGCAGGAGAGCACGATCAAGATGGCACCGATCGAGGTGGCCAGCGAGGTGTGCGAGGATCCGTTCCTCTCGAACATGTCCTCCCCGTCCGACCCGTCCGAAAGCATCAGTCTGAAGCGGCGCGACATTGTGTCGATGGTGACGTTCag ATTAACCACGGTGGAGGTGATACGCCAGAATGTTGGCAATGGTTCCTCGCTTCGATTGCAAGTGTCGGCGATAAGCTGTGATGAATGCGGTGCGATACCGTGGGATGAATTTCAG ACCAAGTTCGGAACTAGATGTAGAGCATGGAACATTGCACCGCATAATCCGGAAGCACCGCCTTGTGTTGCGATTAGATTAGAGGAAGAGCTCACCCTGCCGGCCGACTCGTGCAAAATCACTGACAAGAAGACAATCCTGAG CTGGTTCAAGCGGAAGCTAAACGTTGAGGTGAAGGATATCGATCTGCAGCTCGCGATGAGCACCGTCGTCGGGCTGGGCGATCTGGCGGAGGATGAGGTGATACCGACGCCGATACCGATGGAGGTGACGGTGGAGAACGTGAAGATCAATCTGATCGAGGATCGGCCGCCGGTGAACATAACGTCGCCCGGGACGCTGCCGGTAAACCTTGCCATCGGCCGGGTGCTGCTGACACGGGACGAGGCGGGCGTGTTTTACGTGCAGCCCACGTTCGGCAGCAAGGCGGACGATGCGGTggacggtggtggcggcaAGCGCAAGCTGAACCGCTCCGACACCGAGGTACGGCGGGAACGCGACCGGGAGGTGAAATCGTTGCATctggtgctgcagcagctgaagCTGGACAACGACAGCCTGAAGAAACAGCTCACGGACAATGAGAAGACGGCGGAAAGCAATCG AATGAAAGTACGGCAAGATAATGAGATGCTGAAGAACTACCTGAAGGCGGCCCAGGACGACATCACGACGCTGCTGGACGAAAAGCGCACCCTGATGGCGACGATCAAATCGTTGCAGGATCAGCTCACCTCGCTGAGCGACGTCCAGCTGGGGCAGCAGGATGGCAAAAGATAG
- the LOC3291709 gene encoding bridge-like lipid transfer protein family member 3B isoform X2: MVSIIKNQLLKHLSRYTKNLSPDKVNLSAFRGEGELSNLQLDENVLTELLELPAWLRLTSAWCNHVSFRISWTKLKSTPIVLTLDEVNITIETCEIARSGTPTAGLSSMTVPQGKYSFIHKIIDGITIAVNTVNVNLKSPAFTASVQMSRIRVESRTPKWLLGDLRVTRLKDPARGMILIFKELSWQTVRIEASSTQDLSLTPLRLLTNQARCRITIKKRLSDCSIVASRLVLILDDLLWVLTDSQLKAALHFVDSLTGLIKASTNVVQRVKAQRKLETLPEYQAQLDQSKKAPDAQQLSAAQRYFNLYDVRETSYHFFSQRIDLHLCDDVGVGRSSHPNLQDGGALQISVQGFQIDYYPYHLAKADRSHWAKYREASIPPALWLEQSLNSFREAILNLSQPNRPPQHASLERTTNYGQQQTTPASPALGQQRGGGAAGLNGPNQTAAPSVPGTPSSGVSNHNNAVSPMKKHVLDNLAKLMCACVVMKIEEFTLYRVTTSGNKQMPKEFVSADRDRVPPDMATLHAEFTYFYYPGDFVFPLPPSKAFVHINPVQVHFHLDSLLWLSSFVLNLHESLLRTNNVTSGLNSPSTPSSGATSDAEQQPNIMYMDVKVECIMPRLIFEASPGAPQQRDRPKAMHVEVSRFALTNIRETGSSRADLAQAISSLQEGSLVFGSGFPSKPGDLCIVTDRILSHIAATDVAGGLNGPPMLNGSGADGLQSAFSNLTRYATWREPRDVWCLKLDPVWVEFYGARSIGPSRAIPFVDAVPVTIWLHGRSDEMPELMIGPADTVAGGVERNSDGSKRIHNSNNTISNKSSESSLILSVSSLKQSLDLESTPLGSGYWSGGVGGGATLEDEKRKRFSSASGQGGEARTPPQLPQAFPSVEADSETDNRTADLHVIAHVSNLVSVQIDHYQYLFLLRLAEELTELATFLSLDSKRILQAANTEKSIIVGCVIPQVEVSLVMPSQTPGKESSGGDGESVLPDSASLGSGWPNSMDQTRNSNIFSSTECPSPIATEPPVEVHHISNPNTHGHNVQIQSIPTTSSTSGVASVETPSSSSVVVTARTVGTTSVTTPIPQQPQHIPVQTQSKVGRNSTTDSSSFSKDLNSGLSSMKKGFSHLMTSIDSALKTNTSDDISDTLSVQSDLSSDSELQRVLEDTEKTTDCMDAMFKLYPFGQESTIKMAPIEVASEVCEDPFLSNMSSPSDPSESISLKRRDIVSMVTFRLTTVEVIRQNVGNGSSLRLQVSAISCDECGAIPWDEFQGGHRNSKTKFGTRCRAWNIAPHNPEAPPCVAIRLEEELTLPADSCKITDKKTILSWFKRKLNVEVKDIDLQLAMSTVVGLGDLAEDEVIPTPIPMEVTVENVKINLIEDRPPVNITSPGTLPVNLAIGRVLLTRDEAGVFYVQPTFGSKADDAVDGGGGKRKLNRSDTEVRRERDREVKSLHLVLQQLKLDNDSLKKQLTDNEKTAESNRMKVRQDNEMLKNYLKAAQDDITTLLDEKRTLMATIKSLQDQLTSLSDVQLGQQDGKR; the protein is encoded by the exons TTACACGAAGAATTTATCACCCGATAAGGTGAACCTGAGCGCATTCCGGGGCGAAGGTGAGCTCTCCAACCTGCAGTTGGACGAGAACGTGCTGACGGAGCTGCTGGAACTGCCGGCCTGGCTGCGGCTGACGTCCGCCTGGTGCAATCACGTCTCGTTTCGAATATCCTGGACCAAGCTGAAAAGCACACCGATTGTACTG ACACTAGACGAGGTAAACATAACGATAGAAACATGCGAAATCGCGCGCAGCGGCACACCGACGGCCGGTCTCTCGAGCATGACCGTACCTCAGGGGAAATACAGCTTTATACACAAAATCATCGACGGTATCACGATCGCGGTCAACACGGTGAACGTGAACCTCAAGAGCCCCGCATTTACCGCCTCGGTGCAGATGTCCCGCATACGGGTCGAATCCCGCACGCCCAAATGGCTGCTGGGCGATCTGCGCGTTACAAGACTGAAAGATCCGGCCCGCGGCATGATACTGATCTTCAAGGAGCTGTCCTGGCAGACGGTGCGCATCGAGGCGAGCAGCACCCAGGACCTTAGCCTCACGCCACTGCGGCTGCTCACGAACCAGGCCCGCTGCCGGATCACGATCAAAAAGCGCCTATCGGACTGTAGCATCGTTGCCAGCCGGCTCGTGCTCATACTGGACGATCTGCTGTGGGTGCTGACGGATTCGCAGCTAAAGGCGGCCCTCCACTTTGTCGACTCGCTGACCGGGCTGATCAAAGCGTCGACCAACGTGGTGCAGCGGGTAAAGGCCCAGAGAAAGCTGGAAACGCTGCCCGAGTATCAGGCCCAGCTGGACCAATCGAAGAAGGCGCCCGACGCGCAGCAGCTGTCCGCGGCCCAGCGCTACTTTAACCTGTACGACGTGCGGGAAACGTCGTACCACTTCTTCAGCCAGCGCATCGATCTGCACCTGTGCGACGATGTGGGGGTGGGCCGGTCCAGCCACCCGAACCTGCAGGACGGTGGCGCGCTGCAGATATCGGTGCAGGGCTTCCAGATCGATTACTATCCGTACCATTTGGCGAAGGCCGACCGATCCCACTGGGCAAA ATACCGCGAGGCAAGCATACCGCCCGCACTGTGGCTCGAGCAATCACTAAACTCCTTCAGGGAAGCCATTCTAAACCTAAGTCAACCGAATCGACCACCGCAGCATGCATCATTGGAAAG AACAACCAACTACGGCCAGCAGCAAACGACACCCGCATCGCCAGCCCTTGGACAAcagcgtggtggtggtgccgcaGGGCTTAATGGGCCCAATCAAACGGCAGCTCCCTCCGTGCCCGGCACACCGAGCAGCGGTGTCAGCAATCACAACAATGCGGTTTCGCCGATGAAAAAGCATGTCCTGGACAATCTGGCCAAGCtgatgtgtgcctgtgtggtGATGAAAATCGAGGAGTTTACGCTGTACCGCGTGACGACGTCCGGGAACAAGCAGATGCCAAAGGAGTTCGTTTCGG cCGATCGGGACCGAGTACCACCGGATATGGCCACATTGCATGCGGAATTTACGTACTTCTACTATCCCGGGGACTTTGTATTTCCTT TGCCACCGTCGAAAGCGTTCGTTCACATCAATCCCGTACAAGTGCACTTCCACCTGGACAGTCTGCTCTGGCTCAGCTCGTTCGTGCTGAACCTGCACGAAAGTCTCCTGCGCACGAACAACGTCACGAGCGGCCTCAACTCCCCGTCCACCCCGTCGAGCGGAGCGACGTCAGACGCGGAGCAGCAACCGAACATAATGTACATGGACGTGAAGGTGGAGTGCATTATGCCGCGCCTAATATTCGAAGCGTCGCCCGGCGCACCGCAGCAGCGTGATCGGCCCAAGGCAATGCACGTGGAGGTGTCCCGGTTTGCGCTGACGAACATTCGCGAGACGGGCTCGTCGCGGGCCGACCTAGCGCAGGCGATATCCTCCCTGCAGGAGGGTAGCCTTGTGTTCGGATCGGGCTTTCCCTCAAAACCGGGCGATCTGTGTATCGTGACCGATCGCATACTGTCACACATTGCGGCAACGGACGTGGCCGGCGGGCTGAACGGACCACCGATGCTGAACGGGTCCGGTGCGGACGGGCTGCAGTCCGCGTTTAGCAATCTGACGCGCTACGCAACGTGGCGCGAGCCGCGCGACGTGTGGTGCCTAAAGCTGGACCCGGTGTGGGTCGAGTTTTACGGCGCGCGTTCGATCGGCCCGAGCCGTGCCATTCCGTTCGTCGATGCCGTGCCGGTAACGATCTGGCTGCACGGGCGCTCGGACGAAATGCCCGAGCTGATGATCGGCCCGGCGGATACGGTCGCTGGCGGTGTTGAGCGGAACAGCGACGGCAGCAAGCGCATTCACAATAGCAATAATACCATCTCGAACAAATCGAGCGAAAGCAGTCTGATACTGTCCGTGAGCAGTTTAAAACAATCACTAGATTTAGAGTCCACCCCGCTCGGGAGCGGCTACTggagtggtggtgttggtggtggtgcgacGTTGGAGGATGAGAAGCGGAAACGATTTTCCTCCGCGTCTGGGCAGGGCGGCGAGGCAAGGACGCCGCCGCAGCTACCGCAAGCATTCCCGTCGGTCGAGGCGGACAGTGAGACGGACAATCGGACGGCCGATCTGCACGTGATCGCTCACGTTTCCAATCTAGTTAGTGTTCAAATCGATCATTATCAGTATCTGTTTTTGCTGCGGCTGGCAGAGGAGCTGACCGAGCTGGCCACCTTTCTGTCGCTTGATTCGAAGCGAATACTGCAAGCG GCAAATACGGAAAAATCGATTATCGTTGGCTGTGTGATACCCCAGGTGGAAGTTTCGCTCGTCATGCCTTCACAAACGCCAGGCAAAGAGTCGAGCGGCGGTGATGGTGAGAGCGTATTGCCGGATTCGGCCAGTTTAG GTTCCGGGTGGCCAAATTCGATGGACCAAACAAGAAATTCTAACATTTTTAGCAGTACCGAATGTCCCTCCCCAATCGCAACAGAACCACCGGTGGAAGTACATCACATTTCCAATCCCAACACCCACGG ACACAACGTACAGATACAAAGCATACCGACGACCTCTTCTACGTCGGGCGTAGCCTCGGTCGAGACGCCCTCCTCCTCGTCGGTCGTGGTAACCGCACGGACCGTCGGTACGACGAGCGTCACCACCCCGATCCCCCAGCAGCCACAACACATTCCGGTGCAGACGCAATCGAAGGTGGGGCGCAACTCAACCACCGATTCGTCCTCGTTCTCCAAAGACCTCAACTCGGGGCTAAGCTCCATGAAGAAGGGCTTCTCGCATCTGATGACGTCGATCGATTCGGCGCTGAAAACCAACACGTCCGACGACATCAGCGATACGCTGTCGGTGCAGTCGGATTTGAGCTCTGACTCGGAGCTGCAGCGCGTGCTGGAGGACACGGAGAAGACGACGGACTGCATGGACGCGATGTTTAAGCTGTACCCGTTCGGGCAGGAGAGCACGATCAAGATGGCACCGATCGAGGTGGCCAGCGAGGTGTGCGAGGATCCGTTCCTCTCGAACATGTCCTCCCCGTCCGACCCGTCCGAAAGCATCAGTCTGAAGCGGCGCGACATTGTGTCGATGGTGACGTTCag ATTAACCACGGTGGAGGTGATACGCCAGAATGTTGGCAATGGTTCCTCGCTTCGATTGCAAGTGTCGGCGATAAGCTGTGATGAATGCGGTGCGATACCGTGGGATGAATTTCAG GGTGGCCACCGCAACAGCAAG ACCAAGTTCGGAACTAGATGTAGAGCATGGAACATTGCACCGCATAATCCGGAAGCACCGCCTTGTGTTGCGATTAGATTAGAGGAAGAGCTCACCCTGCCGGCCGACTCGTGCAAAATCACTGACAAGAAGACAATCCTGAG CTGGTTCAAGCGGAAGCTAAACGTTGAGGTGAAGGATATCGATCTGCAGCTCGCGATGAGCACCGTCGTCGGGCTGGGCGATCTGGCGGAGGATGAGGTGATACCGACGCCGATACCGATGGAGGTGACGGTGGAGAACGTGAAGATCAATCTGATCGAGGATCGGCCGCCGGTGAACATAACGTCGCCCGGGACGCTGCCGGTAAACCTTGCCATCGGCCGGGTGCTGCTGACACGGGACGAGGCGGGCGTGTTTTACGTGCAGCCCACGTTCGGCAGCAAGGCGGACGATGCGGTggacggtggtggcggcaAGCGCAAGCTGAACCGCTCCGACACCGAGGTACGGCGGGAACGCGACCGGGAGGTGAAATCGTTGCATctggtgctgcagcagctgaagCTGGACAACGACAGCCTGAAGAAACAGCTCACGGACAATGAGAAGACGGCGGAAAGCAATCG AATGAAAGTACGGCAAGATAATGAGATGCTGAAGAACTACCTGAAGGCGGCCCAGGACGACATCACGACGCTGCTGGACGAAAAGCGCACCCTGATGGCGACGATCAAATCGTTGCAGGATCAGCTCACCTCGCTGAGCGACGTCCAGCTGGGGCAGCAGGATGGCAAAAGATAG